The following proteins are co-located in the Mycolicibacterium goodii genome:
- a CDS encoding ABC transporter substrate-binding protein — protein sequence MTDPILTTVTRTQGANRALKDGTVTPAGFALRFEEIPVLVKGFRRMVRSLEFDVSEMALTTYLTAREHGVAFTALPIFLVRGFHHGAIRYNTRSDIHHPKDLEGRRVGVNRGYTVTTGVWARGILASEYGVDLDKVTWVRSGDEHVASYVPPDNVVSAPAGADLGDMLIRGDLDAVIGVEVDHPDVAPLIPEPDEAAFAALQSRGFYPINHLVVVKDEVLQRHPKAGTAVFDAFTAAKERYVQSLRHGSDLTEETTGATDRMYARVLQTTGADPLPYGVEPNRAMLEQLMEFALAQRILTRAVDLDTLFVS from the coding sequence ATGACCGACCCGATCCTGACGACCGTGACCCGCACACAGGGTGCCAACAGGGCCCTGAAGGACGGCACGGTCACGCCGGCCGGTTTCGCCCTGCGGTTCGAGGAAATTCCGGTACTGGTCAAGGGTTTCCGGCGGATGGTGCGTTCGCTGGAGTTCGACGTCAGCGAGATGGCGCTCACCACCTACCTGACCGCGCGCGAGCACGGCGTCGCGTTCACGGCGCTGCCGATCTTCCTGGTGCGCGGCTTCCACCATGGCGCCATCCGGTACAACACCCGCTCGGACATCCACCACCCCAAGGATCTCGAGGGCCGCCGGGTCGGGGTGAACCGCGGGTACACGGTCACCACCGGCGTCTGGGCCCGCGGCATCCTCGCCTCGGAGTACGGCGTCGACCTCGACAAGGTCACCTGGGTGCGCTCGGGCGACGAGCACGTCGCCTCGTACGTGCCGCCGGACAACGTGGTATCCGCACCCGCGGGTGCCGATCTCGGTGACATGCTCATCCGCGGTGATCTCGACGCCGTGATCGGTGTCGAGGTGGACCACCCCGATGTCGCGCCGTTGATCCCCGAACCCGACGAGGCCGCCTTCGCGGCGTTGCAATCTCGCGGGTTCTATCCGATCAACCACCTGGTGGTCGTCAAAGACGAGGTGCTGCAGCGTCATCCGAAGGCCGGCACCGCGGTGTTCGACGCGTTCACCGCGGCCAAGGAGCGGTATGTGCAGAGCCTGCGACATGGCAGCGACCTGACCGAGGAGACGACCGGCGCCACCGACCGGATGTACGCCAGGGTGCTGCAGACCACCGGGGCAGACCCGCTCCCCTACGGTGTCGAGCCCAACCGCGCGATGCTCGAGCAACTCATGGAGTTCGCTCTCGCACAACGCATCCTGACCCGCGCGGTCGATCTCGACACCCTGTTCGTCTCCTAG
- a CDS encoding NAD(P)/FAD-dependent oxidoreductase: MTECGTLIIGASQAGLQIAVSLREAGDTAPITLVGEEAHAPYQRPPLSKAYLLGGTDLEKLWLRTPEFLAQRDISLVTGERIESLALDGAGPSGTAYTVGGRRLGFDRLALTVGARPRRLEAPGADLDGVTYLRTADDAALLRDLQSGAESVVVIGGGFIGLEAAAVARAQGKRVTVVEAADRLIGRAVAPVVSEFYRAAHARRGVEIRTDARVTWLAGRNGHVQAVELSDGTWIPADLVIVGIGVVPRTKLARQLGLECDGGIVVDRCARTSNRHVVAAGDCTVQPHPLTGAGRVRIESVQNAVSQAKAAAASLAGLREPNDAVPWFWSDQYELKLQIAGLSIGHDHHVVRGDLGGESFSVLYYRQDRLIAVDAVNAPGDYMAVRKALTQGATIAAAAAADPSVPLRELIVPQAVSA; the protein is encoded by the coding sequence ATGACCGAATGCGGGACGCTGATCATCGGCGCCAGCCAGGCCGGACTCCAGATCGCGGTGTCGCTGCGCGAGGCAGGCGACACCGCGCCCATCACCCTGGTGGGCGAAGAGGCGCACGCGCCGTACCAGCGGCCGCCGCTGTCCAAGGCGTATCTGCTCGGCGGTACCGACCTGGAGAAACTGTGGCTGCGCACACCGGAATTCCTGGCCCAGCGCGACATCTCGCTGGTGACCGGTGAACGGATCGAGAGCCTTGCGCTGGACGGCGCGGGCCCGTCGGGGACGGCGTACACCGTCGGTGGCCGGCGGCTCGGGTTCGACCGGCTCGCGCTCACCGTGGGCGCCCGGCCGCGCCGGTTGGAGGCGCCGGGGGCCGACCTCGACGGCGTGACCTATCTGCGCACCGCCGACGACGCCGCGCTCCTGCGTGACCTGCAGTCCGGCGCGGAGTCGGTGGTGGTGATCGGGGGCGGATTCATCGGGCTTGAGGCCGCCGCGGTCGCGCGTGCGCAGGGTAAGCGCGTCACCGTGGTGGAAGCCGCCGACCGCCTGATCGGGCGCGCGGTGGCACCGGTGGTCTCGGAGTTCTACCGCGCGGCCCACGCCCGCCGTGGCGTCGAGATCCGTACCGATGCCAGGGTCACCTGGCTCGCCGGGCGCAACGGTCACGTACAGGCCGTCGAATTGTCCGATGGCACCTGGATTCCCGCCGATCTGGTGATCGTCGGGATCGGGGTGGTGCCGCGCACCAAACTGGCCAGGCAACTGGGCCTGGAGTGCGACGGCGGCATCGTCGTGGACCGCTGTGCCCGCACCAGCAATCGCCACGTGGTGGCCGCGGGTGACTGCACCGTACAACCGCACCCGCTCACCGGTGCGGGGCGGGTGCGGATCGAATCCGTGCAGAACGCCGTGAGTCAGGCCAAGGCCGCGGCGGCCAGCCTGGCGGGCCTGCGCGAACCGAACGATGCGGTGCCGTGGTTCTGGTCGGATCAGTACGAACTCAAACTGCAGATCGCCGGACTGTCGATCGGACACGACCACCACGTCGTGCGCGGCGACCTCGGTGGTGAATCCTTCTCGGTGCTGTACTACCGCCAGGACCGGCTCATCGCCGTGGACGCGGTGAACGCACCCGGCGACTACATGGCGGTGCGCAAGGCGCTCACCCAGGGCGCGACGATCGCTGCCGCGGCGGCCGCCGATCCTTCGGTGCCGCTGCGGGAGCTCATCGTGCCGCAGGCCGTGAGCGCTTAG